Proteins found in one Tsukamurella paurometabola DSM 20162 genomic segment:
- a CDS encoding TetR/AcrR family transcriptional regulator, which translates to MAGSRETRSELRRKPSQGRAKDTVERAKSAARQILAESGYGALSMGAIADRAEVSKGTVYQYFPNKESVVAALVAEIMDDLVESFGGRLRETLAVGSLSLGPELLTSVFAELDRHRPTLTAVLDGAPHLLPPSAFDPISERWGDATRTLLAIGARGPAEPGRARVDGDALVTILSVCGPALCLHYLSADLREQREALARTYFSMAYGGLTAAGLGPLV; encoded by the coding sequence GTGGCAGGAAGCCGTGAAACCCGATCTGAACTGCGGCGCAAACCCTCCCAAGGGCGAGCCAAGGACACCGTCGAGCGAGCGAAGTCGGCCGCGCGTCAGATTCTGGCCGAGTCCGGGTACGGGGCCTTGTCGATGGGGGCCATCGCCGACCGCGCCGAGGTGTCCAAGGGCACCGTGTACCAATACTTCCCGAACAAGGAATCGGTGGTCGCGGCCCTGGTGGCCGAGATCATGGACGATCTCGTCGAATCCTTCGGCGGACGGCTGCGCGAGACCCTCGCGGTGGGATCGCTCTCACTGGGGCCGGAATTGCTCACCTCCGTCTTCGCCGAGCTCGACCGGCACCGGCCCACTCTCACCGCAGTACTCGACGGTGCGCCGCACCTGTTACCGCCCAGCGCCTTCGACCCCATCTCCGAGCGCTGGGGAGACGCCACCCGGACCTTGCTGGCGATCGGTGCCCGCGGGCCCGCGGAGCCCGGCCGGGCCCGCGTTGACGGCGACGCCCTGGTGACCATCCTCAGTGTGTGCGGTCCCGCACTGTGTCTGCACTACCTGTCGGCCGACTTGCGGGAGCAGCGAGAGGCGCTCGCCCGGACCTACTTCTCGATGGCCTACGGGGGGCTCACCGCCGCCGGTCTGGGCCCCCTCGTGTAG
- a CDS encoding carotenoid oxygenase family protein produces the protein MTTHKQIGVDRSRVFEPAAGEFDDVLIEDITGALPEDLLGTLYRSAPVRWEAGGFYAKHLFDGDGMVAKFSLEGGRLRYRNRYVRTPKYQREEAGRGDRVRGLGTLAAGGPLGNAGRGPADRANTTSIYHGDRLVALSDDGRPWELDPDSLATRGRCDFDGALSLFSTFSPHPKLDPVSGEMFNFGLTLPPVGRSTGMVGLRCYRVDPRGRLSTIRTVPLSHVLINHDFAITERYLVFVLDPLTVGTVATARAGLGMIDFNAATEFRAELGSEVILVPRDGGEPRRFTIPAFPKVHVNNAYEVGGDVLIDVVKYDDWNETARMLCDFREYGPARGGTLTRLRITPSDRVELTELSASLGEFPMHDWRRTGRRFRYSYLMESDGVRPPSLEKIDNETGEQTSMGGFALFDGVGEPIFVPRSPDAAEDDGWLLVVVYLASDHRSALIVVDARDIEAGPVAVARLPHHFFPGFHGMFTDRVSLT, from the coding sequence ATGACCACGCACAAGCAGATCGGCGTCGATCGGTCCCGCGTCTTCGAGCCGGCGGCGGGTGAGTTCGACGACGTGCTGATCGAGGACATCACCGGCGCGCTCCCCGAGGATCTGCTCGGGACGCTGTACCGCAGCGCACCGGTGCGCTGGGAAGCCGGCGGCTTCTACGCCAAGCACCTGTTCGACGGTGACGGGATGGTCGCGAAGTTCTCCCTGGAGGGCGGCCGGCTGCGGTACCGGAACCGGTACGTCCGCACCCCCAAGTACCAGCGGGAGGAGGCCGGGCGAGGGGACCGAGTACGTGGGCTCGGCACCCTCGCCGCGGGGGGTCCACTCGGTAACGCGGGTCGCGGCCCCGCTGATCGCGCCAACACCACGTCGATCTACCACGGTGACCGGCTGGTCGCGCTCTCCGACGACGGCCGGCCGTGGGAGCTCGATCCCGACTCGCTGGCGACGCGCGGTCGGTGCGATTTCGACGGCGCGCTGAGCCTGTTCAGCACGTTCTCGCCACACCCGAAGCTCGATCCGGTCTCGGGCGAGATGTTCAACTTCGGCCTCACGCTGCCGCCGGTGGGACGCAGCACCGGCATGGTGGGCCTGCGCTGCTACCGGGTCGATCCGCGCGGTCGGCTGAGCACGATCCGCACAGTGCCGCTCTCGCACGTGCTGATCAATCACGACTTCGCGATCACCGAGCGGTACCTGGTGTTCGTCCTGGACCCGCTGACCGTGGGGACGGTCGCGACGGCGCGAGCCGGCCTGGGCATGATCGACTTCAACGCGGCCACCGAGTTCCGCGCGGAGCTCGGGTCCGAAGTGATCCTGGTGCCACGGGACGGCGGTGAGCCGCGCCGGTTCACCATCCCCGCGTTCCCGAAGGTGCACGTGAACAACGCCTACGAGGTGGGCGGCGACGTGCTGATCGATGTGGTCAAGTACGACGACTGGAACGAGACCGCGCGGATGCTCTGCGACTTCCGCGAATACGGCCCTGCTCGGGGCGGCACGCTCACGCGGTTGCGGATCACGCCGAGCGATCGGGTGGAACTCACCGAGCTATCGGCCTCGCTGGGCGAATTCCCGATGCACGACTGGCGCCGCACCGGACGACGATTCCGCTACTCGTATCTGATGGAGTCCGACGGGGTGCGTCCGCCGTCGCTGGAGAAGATCGACAACGAGACCGGCGAGCAGACCTCGATGGGCGGGTTCGCCTTGTTCGACGGTGTCGGTGAGCCGATCTTCGTGCCGCGCAGTCCCGATGCCGCCGAGGACGACGGCTGGCTTCTGGTGGTGGTGTATCTGGCGTCGGACCACCGCTCGGCGCTGATCGTCGTGGACGCTCGGGACATCGAGGCGGGGCCGGTGGCGGTAGCACGGCTGCCGCACCACTTCTTCCCCGGATTCCACGGCATGTTCACCGACCGGGTCTCCCTCACCTAG
- a CDS encoding AAA family ATPase, whose translation MTGTVIILTGPPGAGKSTVARELARSYDHGVHLHTDDFWHSIVSGAIPPYDPASAEQNQTVMRVIAGAAFTYAAGGFTTVLDGIVGPWMLEHFRDRGRATDVRYVVLRPDRATTLARAQARTAADALVDTLPIVTMWEQFADLGAYESHAVDTGADSFDQTLTRVRNAVTNNQFRL comes from the coding sequence ATGACCGGAACCGTCATCATCCTCACCGGCCCGCCCGGCGCGGGGAAGAGCACCGTCGCCCGGGAGCTCGCCCGTAGCTACGACCATGGCGTGCATCTGCACACCGATGACTTCTGGCACAGCATCGTCTCGGGTGCGATCCCGCCGTACGATCCGGCCTCTGCTGAGCAGAACCAGACAGTGATGCGAGTGATCGCTGGTGCTGCCTTCACCTATGCTGCAGGCGGATTCACGACGGTGCTCGACGGGATCGTGGGCCCGTGGATGCTTGAGCACTTCCGTGATCGCGGCCGGGCGACCGATGTGCGCTACGTTGTGCTCCGGCCCGATCGAGCAACGACGCTCGCCCGGGCGCAGGCTCGCACAGCGGCCGACGCGCTCGTCGATACCCTGCCGATCGTCACCATGTGGGAACAGTTCGCAGACCTCGGAGCCTACGAATCACACGCCGTGGACACCGGCGCGGACAGCTTCGATCAGACGCTGACTCGTGTGCGGAATGCGGTCACGAACAACCAGTTCCGACTCTAG
- a CDS encoding alcohol dehydrogenase catalytic domain-containing protein, with product MRIVGAVLEESGRPRPYARSRPITVGELELDDPGPTELLVRIEAAGVCHSDLSVVEGNRPRPTPMLLGHEAAGIVVAAGDEVGDISPGQRVVMCFLPRCERCPDCAAGGRLPCAEGTAANSAGTLLRGARLSRSGRTVRHHLGVSGFATHAVVDRASVVPVDADVPPAVAAVLGCAVLTGGGAVLTVADPAPTDSVMVVGLGGVGMAAVLTARALGVERVVAVDTAEDKLDRARELGATETYTPARLTDAGITARYVIECAGSARAFETAFAATESGGTTITVGLPAPAARAEISPLTVTAEARTIIGSYVGSSVPARDIPRYVDLWRAGRLPVEKLISSTIRLDRINEAMDLLADGRAVRQVILFDHDDER from the coding sequence ATGAGGATCGTCGGCGCGGTCCTGGAGGAGTCGGGCCGGCCGCGACCGTACGCGCGGTCGCGGCCGATCACCGTCGGCGAACTCGAACTCGACGATCCCGGCCCGACGGAGCTCCTGGTCCGGATCGAGGCGGCTGGTGTCTGCCACTCGGATCTCAGTGTGGTCGAAGGTAACCGGCCGCGCCCCACCCCGATGCTGTTGGGGCACGAGGCCGCCGGAATCGTGGTCGCGGCGGGCGATGAGGTCGGGGATATCAGTCCCGGGCAGCGGGTCGTGATGTGCTTCCTGCCCCGGTGCGAACGGTGCCCGGACTGTGCGGCGGGCGGCCGGCTCCCGTGTGCGGAGGGAACCGCGGCGAACTCCGCGGGCACCCTGCTGCGCGGGGCCAGGCTGAGCCGGTCCGGGCGGACGGTGCGGCACCACCTCGGGGTCTCGGGGTTCGCCACGCACGCCGTGGTGGACCGGGCCTCGGTCGTGCCCGTGGATGCCGATGTGCCGCCGGCGGTGGCCGCGGTACTCGGCTGCGCGGTGCTCACCGGCGGCGGCGCGGTTCTCACGGTCGCCGATCCGGCGCCCACCGACAGCGTGATGGTCGTCGGCCTCGGCGGCGTGGGCATGGCCGCCGTCCTCACCGCCCGCGCGCTCGGCGTCGAACGCGTCGTCGCGGTGGACACCGCCGAGGACAAGCTCGACCGGGCCCGGGAACTGGGCGCGACGGAGACCTACACGCCGGCCCGGCTGACCGATGCGGGGATCACGGCGCGGTACGTCATCGAATGCGCTGGGAGCGCCCGGGCCTTCGAGACCGCCTTCGCCGCTACCGAATCGGGCGGGACGACGATCACCGTGGGGCTCCCGGCCCCGGCCGCCCGTGCCGAGATCTCGCCGCTCACGGTGACCGCCGAGGCCCGCACGATCATCGGCAGCTATGTGGGTTCCTCGGTTCCTGCGCGCGACATCCCGCGGTATGTCGACTTATGGCGGGCGGGCAGGCTACCGGTCGAGAAGCTCATCTCATCCACCATCCGGCTCGATCGGATCAACGAGGCGATGGATCTGCTGGCCGACGGCCGGGCTGTCCGCCAAGTCATCCTGTTCGATCACGACGACGAAAGGTGA
- a CDS encoding aminotransferase class III-fold pyridoxal phosphate-dependent enzyme: MIDVNDAGLAKRAELVIPGGTYGHMDVRSFSSTLPQYMASGEGCRITDVDGNTYLDFMCGWGPVVLGHRNRVVQRAVADQLALGDCLNGGSSVMVELAELLVDTVAHADWAMLAKNGTDATTACVTIARAATGRRKVLIANGAYHGAVPWCTPVAAGVVPEDRAYLDYFEYNALASVRAAAERAGDDLAAIIVCPFRHDVHRDQELADPVFAQGLRELCDRTGAVLILDDVRCGFRLDLAGSWEPLGVRPDLSAWSKAIANGYALAAITGTDALRSAAESIYTTGSFWFSAVSMAAAMATIRELRDTDALSRMRDCGQRLRDGLAAQARSHGLDVVQSGPVQMPLLRFAGDDDFELTRRWCDEAGARGVYLHPYHNWFLSSAHTAADIDEALDRIDGAFAAVARR; encoded by the coding sequence GTGATCGACGTCAACGATGCCGGGCTCGCCAAACGGGCCGAGCTAGTGATCCCCGGCGGCACCTACGGTCATATGGACGTGCGTTCATTCTCCTCCACCCTGCCTCAGTACATGGCGTCCGGGGAGGGCTGCCGGATCACCGACGTGGACGGCAACACCTACCTGGACTTCATGTGCGGCTGGGGACCGGTGGTGCTCGGGCACCGGAACCGGGTGGTGCAGCGGGCGGTGGCCGATCAGCTCGCCCTGGGCGACTGCCTCAACGGAGGATCGTCGGTGATGGTGGAATTGGCGGAACTGCTGGTGGACACCGTCGCCCACGCGGACTGGGCGATGCTCGCCAAGAACGGGACCGATGCGACCACGGCCTGCGTGACGATCGCACGCGCGGCTACCGGCCGACGGAAGGTCCTGATAGCCAACGGTGCCTATCACGGTGCCGTGCCGTGGTGCACTCCCGTTGCGGCGGGGGTCGTCCCGGAGGATCGTGCGTACCTCGACTACTTCGAGTACAACGCCCTCGCCTCGGTGCGGGCCGCCGCGGAGCGCGCCGGTGACGATCTCGCGGCGATCATCGTCTGCCCGTTCCGGCACGACGTGCACCGCGATCAGGAGCTCGCCGATCCGGTGTTCGCGCAGGGCCTTCGGGAATTGTGCGACCGCACCGGAGCGGTGCTCATCCTCGACGACGTGCGCTGCGGCTTCAGACTCGACCTGGCGGGGAGCTGGGAACCGCTCGGAGTCCGCCCCGACCTCTCGGCCTGGTCCAAGGCGATCGCGAACGGCTATGCACTCGCGGCGATCACGGGAACCGACGCCCTGCGTTCCGCGGCCGAATCCATCTACACAACGGGGTCGTTCTGGTTCTCCGCGGTGTCGATGGCCGCCGCCATGGCGACGATCCGCGAGCTCCGCGATACCGACGCGCTCTCCCGCATGCGCGATTGCGGCCAGCGGCTACGCGACGGACTGGCCGCGCAAGCGCGCTCTCACGGTCTCGATGTGGTGCAGAGCGGCCCGGTGCAGATGCCCCTACTGCGGTTCGCAGGTGACGACGATTTCGAGCTGACCCGCAGATGGTGCGATGAAGCCGGCGCCCGGGGCGTCTACCTACACCCGTACCACAACTGGTTCCTCAGCTCCGCCCACACCGCGGCCGATATCGACGAGGCGCTGGACCGCATCGACGGCGCCTTCGCGGCGGTGGCCCGCCGATGA
- a CDS encoding transketolase family protein → MTETQDQAEIFGGGATELRDKRSFDGSDVSSIPAFVFGEELADLADADPRIVVLTADLASANRATDFAERHPDRFINMGIAEKGMITSAAGMASCGYVPFAATFASFSALLCAEQIRTDCAYPRMPVRIVGHHSGMSMGFYGTSHHALEDLGVLRTFAELTVVCATDANHLRAILRASVDHPGAMYIRLGRGRDPQVYSMVPDLTLGKSIRLREGSDLTIVATGTEVHPSLEAAEILAGEGVSVRVVDMHTVAPLDVDEVLAAARETGAVLTVEEHNVTNGLGTAVAEALLLGGAPPVRFAKHGVPDEYIPVGPPAALYAKYRLDAPGIAAVVREMVR, encoded by the coding sequence ATGACCGAGACCCAGGACCAGGCCGAGATCTTCGGCGGCGGCGCCACCGAGCTCCGCGATAAGCGCTCCTTCGACGGCAGCGATGTCAGCTCGATCCCCGCGTTCGTGTTCGGGGAGGAACTGGCCGACCTGGCCGACGCCGACCCGCGGATCGTCGTGCTGACCGCCGATCTGGCCAGCGCCAACCGCGCCACGGACTTCGCCGAGCGCCATCCCGACCGGTTCATCAACATGGGCATCGCGGAGAAGGGCATGATCACCTCCGCTGCCGGGATGGCCTCGTGCGGGTACGTGCCCTTCGCCGCGACCTTCGCATCCTTCTCCGCGTTGCTGTGTGCCGAGCAGATCCGCACCGATTGCGCGTATCCGCGGATGCCGGTCCGGATCGTCGGGCACCACTCCGGCATGTCGATGGGGTTCTACGGCACCAGCCACCACGCACTCGAGGATCTGGGCGTGCTGCGCACTTTCGCCGAGCTCACAGTGGTGTGCGCGACCGATGCCAACCACCTCCGTGCGATCCTGCGGGCATCGGTGGATCACCCTGGTGCGATGTACATCCGGCTCGGCCGCGGCCGCGACCCGCAGGTCTATTCGATGGTGCCCGACCTCACGCTCGGCAAGTCCATTCGGCTCCGCGAGGGCAGCGACCTGACCATCGTCGCCACCGGCACCGAGGTGCACCCGTCGCTGGAGGCAGCGGAGATCCTGGCCGGCGAGGGCGTGAGTGTGCGGGTGGTCGACATGCACACGGTGGCTCCGCTCGATGTCGACGAGGTTCTCGCCGCGGCCCGCGAGACCGGCGCCGTTCTCACCGTCGAGGAGCACAACGTGACCAACGGCCTCGGCACGGCGGTCGCCGAGGCGCTCCTGCTCGGCGGTGCGCCGCCGGTGCGGTTCGCGAAACACGGTGTGCCCGACGAGTACATCCCGGTGGGCCCACCAGCGGCGCTGTATGCGAAGTACCGGCTGGACGCGCCCGGGATCGCGGCCGTAGTCAGGGAGATGGTGCGGTGA
- a CDS encoding transketolase, giving the protein MRLETVRLSRIAGAGHYTSSFSAAELFAALYYSVMNYLAAEPKWADRDRFVLSKGHAAIGLYPVLADVGFFPESALDDYTRLGSPFGDHPDMKKIPGIDFSSGSLGHGLSIAVGMALAGRVGARPYRTFCMLGDGELHEGQVWEAANAAGHYRLGKLVAIVDRNRLCIDGFTDDVMSVEPIEDRFAAFGWQAHRVDGHDVGALLDLFDALPDDPDGPPQVIVADTVKGRGVKLMEYNPDWHVGNLVGTDYDDVIAELQAGLRPLEVVK; this is encoded by the coding sequence GTGCGCCTCGAGACCGTGCGGCTGTCCCGGATCGCCGGCGCCGGCCACTACACCTCGTCCTTCTCGGCGGCAGAACTGTTCGCGGCGCTCTACTACTCGGTGATGAACTACCTTGCCGCGGAGCCGAAGTGGGCCGACCGCGACCGATTCGTGCTGAGCAAGGGGCATGCGGCGATCGGCCTGTACCCGGTGCTCGCCGACGTCGGCTTCTTCCCCGAGTCCGCGCTCGACGACTACACCCGGCTGGGCAGCCCGTTCGGCGACCACCCCGACATGAAGAAGATCCCGGGCATCGACTTCAGCTCAGGCTCCCTCGGCCACGGCCTGTCGATCGCCGTCGGGATGGCCCTCGCTGGCCGCGTCGGGGCACGCCCGTACCGCACGTTCTGCATGCTGGGCGACGGTGAGCTGCACGAGGGCCAGGTCTGGGAAGCGGCGAATGCGGCTGGCCACTACCGGCTCGGCAAGCTGGTGGCCATCGTCGACCGCAATCGGTTGTGCATCGACGGTTTCACCGACGACGTCATGAGTGTCGAGCCCATCGAGGACCGGTTCGCCGCGTTCGGCTGGCAGGCGCACCGTGTCGATGGGCACGACGTGGGAGCCCTGCTGGACCTATTCGACGCGCTGCCCGACGACCCCGACGGGCCACCCCAGGTGATCGTGGCCGACACCGTCAAGGGACGTGGCGTGAAACTCATGGAATACAACCCCGATTGGCACGTCGGCAATCTGGTCGGCACCGACTACGACGATGTGATCGCGGAGCTGCAGGCCGGACTGCGCCCGCTGGAGGTGGTGAAATGA
- a CDS encoding Lrp/AsnC family transcriptional regulator — translation MQRTDDDRVKDVKIDEIDELLLWELTTNGRTPNNELSRKAGIAPSTCHARIKRLEQLGVIRSINAFVDYEALGFPVQAIVFVRLPASARSQVKSYASRVIQFPQVLNVFHMGGPDDFLIHVACASTGQLRDFVATKLSSEHVVATTTSIMFDHYIGVQHMEYVSGYDEMRRPIR, via the coding sequence ATGCAGCGGACCGACGACGACCGGGTGAAAGACGTCAAGATCGACGAGATCGACGAGCTGTTGCTCTGGGAGTTGACCACCAATGGCCGCACTCCGAACAACGAACTCTCGCGCAAGGCCGGGATCGCACCATCGACCTGTCACGCACGGATCAAGCGGCTCGAACAGCTCGGCGTGATCCGGTCGATCAACGCCTTCGTGGACTATGAGGCACTGGGTTTCCCGGTGCAGGCGATCGTGTTCGTTCGATTGCCCGCCTCGGCCCGCAGCCAGGTCAAGAGCTATGCCAGCCGCGTGATCCAGTTTCCGCAGGTGCTCAATGTCTTCCACATGGGCGGCCCCGACGACTTCCTGATTCACGTAGCGTGCGCGTCGACCGGCCAGCTACGCGACTTCGTGGCCACCAAGCTCAGTTCCGAGCACGTGGTCGCGACGACCACCAGCATCATGTTCGACCACTACATCGGCGTGCAGCATATGGAGTACGTGAGCGGCTACGACGAAATGCGACGCCCTATCCGGTAG
- a CDS encoding aldehyde dehydrogenase family protein has translation MTTQAEPQVTYRMSIDGQARESSSGEVIEVRDKFDGALLGTIPAGTAEDAQEALDAAPDGARAWAATPAHRRAAVLKAAAAQVRVDRDVLSAMLSAENGKTIANARLEIDTTARILEGFAEEGLRLFGQTVPLDIQEGLESDLMLTVREPLGVMVGIVPFNFPAELYAHKVGAALAAGNAMIVKPPEDDPIVTMMLTEILHRAGVPHAALQVVTGYGHIVGQHLSSSPDIAAVTFTGSTEVGAIIAANAGRNIVRAFLELSGNDAFIVCDDADLDAAVEQAIAGRVYANGQVCVATKRIMVVRSRYDEFLERLRVRVAALRTGDQRDEATDVGPLISVAAARTVEAQIAASVEQGARLLVGGTRDGAFIAPALLEIDTRVGIATDEEIFGPVFSVLSVGDLDEAIDLANASRFGLNAAVFTSDVTRAIQAGRRIQAGIVSINGGNAYRPDVAAFGGYKKSGIGREGLGYTLDEFSQVKSIVLRGVLNS, from the coding sequence ATGACAACACAGGCGGAACCGCAGGTGACGTACCGCATGTCGATCGACGGCCAGGCGCGCGAGAGCTCCTCGGGCGAGGTCATCGAGGTCCGTGACAAATTCGACGGTGCGCTGCTCGGCACGATTCCCGCCGGCACCGCCGAGGACGCACAGGAGGCGCTCGACGCCGCGCCCGACGGTGCGCGGGCCTGGGCCGCCACACCCGCGCACCGTCGGGCGGCCGTCCTCAAGGCGGCAGCGGCGCAGGTCCGCGTCGACCGCGATGTGCTGAGTGCGATGCTGTCGGCGGAGAACGGTAAGACCATCGCGAACGCGCGGCTGGAGATCGACACCACCGCCCGGATCTTGGAGGGCTTCGCCGAGGAGGGCCTGCGCCTGTTCGGGCAGACCGTTCCGCTCGACATCCAGGAGGGCCTGGAGTCCGATCTCATGCTGACGGTTCGTGAGCCGCTCGGCGTGATGGTCGGCATCGTGCCGTTCAACTTCCCGGCCGAGCTCTACGCGCACAAGGTGGGCGCGGCGCTGGCCGCCGGTAACGCGATGATCGTCAAACCGCCAGAAGATGATCCGATCGTCACCATGATGCTCACCGAGATCCTGCACCGTGCCGGCGTACCGCACGCCGCCCTGCAGGTGGTCACGGGATACGGGCACATCGTCGGGCAGCACCTCTCCAGCAGCCCGGACATCGCGGCGGTCACGTTCACCGGGAGCACCGAGGTCGGAGCGATCATCGCCGCGAACGCCGGCCGCAACATCGTCCGAGCGTTCCTCGAGCTGAGCGGCAACGACGCCTTCATCGTGTGCGACGATGCCGATCTCGACGCCGCCGTCGAGCAGGCGATCGCCGGGCGCGTCTATGCCAACGGGCAGGTGTGCGTGGCGACCAAGCGGATCATGGTGGTGCGCAGCCGATACGACGAGTTCCTCGAACGCCTGCGCGTGCGGGTGGCCGCGCTGCGCACCGGCGACCAGCGCGACGAGGCCACCGACGTGGGCCCGCTGATCAGCGTCGCCGCCGCGCGCACCGTCGAGGCGCAGATCGCGGCCTCGGTCGAGCAGGGCGCGCGACTGCTCGTCGGGGGCACCCGTGACGGGGCCTTCATCGCGCCCGCGCTGCTGGAAATCGACACGCGGGTGGGCATCGCCACCGACGAGGAGATCTTCGGCCCCGTCTTCTCCGTGCTGTCCGTCGGCGATCTCGACGAGGCGATCGACCTCGCCAACGCATCCCGATTCGGCCTCAACGCCGCCGTCTTCACCAGCGACGTCACGCGCGCGATCCAGGCCGGCCGGCGCATCCAGGCCGGGATCGTCTCGATCAACGGCGGCAACGCCTATCGGCCCGATGTGGCCGCATTCGGTGGCTACAAGAAGAGCGGCATCGGACGCGAGGGACTCGGTTACACGCTCGACGAGTTCAGTCAGGTCAAGAGCATCGTGCTGCGCGGCGTCCTCAACTCCTGA
- a CDS encoding APC family permease has translation MINSPQSDPPRAVDDAPSGEHLLQRGLGIGSIVFMVVAAAAPLAVVTASVPIIISVSGSAAAPQFFLIAMCVLALFSVGFTAMSRYVPNAGAFYSYIQRGLGRHAGVGAATLALGSYGVMQIGLYTYMGVATSKLLSTMDIGLPWWTCSLAWVSIVGVLGYRDIELSSKVLGVLLVAETLAVVVIEVGVISAGGAGGLDLVPLSPSEFATGAPSLGLMFGFFSFIGFEATAVFRNEARDPERTIPRSTYAAVVFIGLFYAFAAWAVVEGLGVGHAVEAAKADPGNLVQNLASEYVSPILTDVIQVLLVTSFFACVLSFHNVITRYQFTLATKGLLPQSLAEISPRHRTPSKSSLTFTVVSLVAVAAVAAVGWDPVAQTYMWSSGASTLGLIALMAMTSLAVIIFFRTRVRNQGRWRTLVAPGLSFLGLTAILLLVIANFPVLVGTTTTAVVLGVIILVTFLAGVVAAERLRRTRPEHYQALLHED, from the coding sequence ATGATCAACAGCCCGCAATCCGATCCGCCGAGGGCGGTCGACGACGCGCCGTCCGGCGAGCACCTGCTGCAGCGTGGCCTCGGCATCGGATCGATCGTGTTCATGGTGGTCGCGGCGGCGGCACCGCTCGCCGTCGTGACGGCGAGCGTCCCGATCATCATCTCGGTGAGCGGGAGCGCGGCAGCGCCACAATTCTTCCTGATCGCGATGTGTGTACTCGCCCTATTCTCCGTCGGGTTCACAGCGATGAGCAGGTACGTGCCGAACGCGGGCGCGTTCTACTCGTACATCCAGCGCGGACTGGGCCGTCACGCGGGAGTCGGGGCGGCAACGCTGGCGCTGGGCTCGTACGGGGTGATGCAGATCGGGCTGTATACCTACATGGGGGTCGCGACGTCGAAGCTGTTGTCCACGATGGATATCGGGCTCCCGTGGTGGACGTGCTCGCTCGCGTGGGTATCGATCGTCGGCGTCCTCGGCTACCGCGACATCGAGCTCAGCTCGAAAGTGCTCGGCGTGCTACTGGTCGCGGAGACGCTGGCCGTTGTGGTCATCGAGGTCGGCGTGATCAGTGCGGGCGGGGCCGGCGGACTGGACCTGGTTCCGCTGTCTCCCAGTGAGTTCGCCACCGGCGCACCGAGCCTCGGGCTGATGTTCGGGTTCTTCAGCTTCATCGGATTCGAGGCCACGGCCGTGTTCCGCAACGAGGCCCGCGATCCGGAGCGGACGATTCCCCGGTCGACCTATGCCGCGGTGGTCTTCATCGGCCTGTTCTACGCCTTCGCGGCGTGGGCGGTGGTGGAGGGACTCGGCGTCGGGCACGCGGTCGAGGCGGCGAAGGCCGATCCCGGCAACCTAGTGCAGAACCTGGCCAGCGAGTACGTTTCACCGATCCTCACCGACGTCATCCAGGTGCTGCTCGTGACCAGCTTCTTCGCGTGCGTGCTCTCGTTCCACAACGTGATCACCCGCTACCAGTTCACGCTGGCGACGAAAGGACTACTGCCGCAGTCCCTCGCCGAGATCAGCCCGCGCCACCGCACCCCGTCGAAGTCGTCGCTGACGTTCACCGTGGTCTCTCTGGTGGCGGTGGCGGCCGTCGCGGCGGTGGGCTGGGATCCCGTGGCCCAGACGTACATGTGGTCGTCGGGGGCGTCGACGCTCGGCCTGATCGCGCTGATGGCGATGACCAGCCTGGCGGTGATCATCTTCTTCCGGACGCGGGTCCGCAACCAGGGCCGGTGGCGGACGCTGGTCGCGCCGGGGCTGTCGTTCCTTGGGCTCACCGCGATCCTGCTCCTGGTGATCGCCAACTTTCCGGTGCTCGTGGGCACCACCACCACCGCGGTGGTGCTCGGCGTGATCATCCTCGTGACCTTCCTCGCCGGCGTCGTTGCCGCCGAGCGACTGCGCCGCACCCGCCCTGAGCACTATCAGGCTCTGCTACACGAGGACTGA